Below is a genomic region from Citrobacter europaeus.
CGTCGACGTGGTTTCGCAAATAGTTTGTTCGGCAATTTTGTCTTTGAACTGGGTGTAGAAGACGGTGCTATCCAGCGACAGCGCATCCCCCGTCCAGTAGAGGCCCAGCTCAGAGTTAACGCTTTGTTCAGGTTTCAGGTCGTCGTTACCGACTGTCAGGAAGGGATAAGGTACGGTCGAGCCATATGGGGTGACGAAGTTACTGGATGTCGCACGCAGCTCTGGTTTTTTATAGCCTGCGGAAACGCCGCCCTTCAGCGCCCAGTCATTGCTGAAGGCCCAGTTACCGTACATTTTCGGCGTGATATGCGTGCCAAAGTTATCATCCTGATCCATACGGGCTGAAGTGGTCAGGATGAAATCGTCAATGCTCCAGCCGTCTTCAGCAAACAATGCCCAACCGTTACGGCTGATTTTGGTCACGGGCTCAGATCCGGGCAGCGTTTTGTTGGCCACATCAAATCTGTCATTCAGCTCTTCACGGGTAAAATTCGCCCCAACGGTCAGTTTATGGTTGTCGAGCGTGAAGGTAGTTTGCGAATTGGCGACGTAGTTCTCCATCTGCACATACTGCGGCGACTGTCCGTCATAAACGTACTTCGAACGGCCTTTTTCATAATTTATGTAGTTGGTCGTCGCGATGGTGTCGTCTGCATACCAGCCGGTATGCGTCAGAGTGGCGGCATTACGATCGAACAGCCATGACCACGGTGCGCCGCGTTTCTGAGTACGGTTTTTCTCCTGCTCACCGGTGACCACGTTGAGATCAAACAGGTTATTTTCGCTGGCGGCCAGGCCCAGCGTCATATCAACGGATTTACGGTTGTGTTTGCCGAAATAGTTATTGCGATCGTCATCGCGACGGTCGAGCCAGTCGGCCGCCACGCTAAGGCCCAGAACATCGGGCACAATCGGCCCCATGGTGAACAGATTCATCTGGCTGGTATTACCCAAATACTGGTGTTCCTGAAGCCAGGTATTGGCGGCGATTGCCGTTGTCCACTCTTTTGCGCCGTACGGTTTTTTGGTAATAACGTTGACCACACCGCCGATGGCATCTGAGCCGTACAGCGAGGACATTGGCCCGCGGATAACTTCGATACGCTCAATGGCCTCCATTGGCGGTAAGAAGTTGGCTTCAGTACCGATATCATGTCCGTAAGGACGAGATTCACCGGTATTTTGTTTGACGCTGTTGACCATAAAAGCGGTATAAGAAGGGTCCATGCCGCGGATCATAATGCTGCCAGCGTTCATGCCGCTGCTGTTGGTAACCGAGACGCCGGGAAGGTTTTTAATCGCTTCACCAATGCTACGGTCCGGCTGAATATCCAGCGTTTTACGATCGATAACGGAAATGGTGGCCGGCGCTTCGCGCTTTTGCTGCGAGAACCCGGATGCGGTGATCACCATTTCATCTTCATTATTGCGTGAGGTTTCGGTGAGTTCTTCTGCCTGAGTGGGGAAAATAACACCACCTGAGAATGCAACGATCCCTGTCAGCGTAATAAGTTGACGCGTTTTCATAATATAAGACACCTGAAAAGTAAAAAAATAAAAGCATCACCTTGCAACCCGGAAAAGCTGC
It encodes:
- a CDS encoding TonB-dependent receptor, whose amino-acid sequence is MKTRQLITLTGIVAFSGGVIFPTQAEELTETSRNNEDEMVITASGFSQQKREAPATISVIDRKTLDIQPDRSIGEAIKNLPGVSVTNSSGMNAGSIMIRGMDPSYTAFMVNSVKQNTGESRPYGHDIGTEANFLPPMEAIERIEVIRGPMSSLYGSDAIGGVVNVITKKPYGAKEWTTAIAANTWLQEHQYLGNTSQMNLFTMGPIVPDVLGLSVAADWLDRRDDDRNNYFGKHNRKSVDMTLGLAASENNLFDLNVVTGEQEKNRTQKRGAPWSWLFDRNAATLTHTGWYADDTIATTNYINYEKGRSKYVYDGQSPQYVQMENYVANSQTTFTLDNHKLTVGANFTREELNDRFDVANKTLPGSEPVTKISRNGWALFAEDGWSIDDFILTTSARMDQDDNFGTHITPKMYGNWAFSNDWALKGGVSAGYKKPELRATSSNFVTPYGSTVPYPFLTVGNDDLKPEQSVNSELGLYWTGDALSLDSTVFYTQFKDKIAEQTICETTSTNQCSVNGYKADSVSKYFNVSKADVYGIELNADWQISADVKANANYTWNHSEQKSGVNKGYALNDYPRHMANLSLNWAATQNLDVWSTVNYRSSNRNSGNNYKYDDYTMVDVGVRYKLNKHTQLMAGVYNVLDEDPKLTTAWNESAQVEGRRYNLGARVEF